The DNA sequence TGCCGGTGACCACACCATCAAAGGGAGCGCGGATGCGCGTGTAGCCTTCGGCGGTGCGCGCCTGGGCGAGCGCAGCCTCGGCCTGGGCCTGGGTGGCGCGGCTCATCTCGCGGCGGGCGGCCGCGGCCTTCTCCTGCGCCTGCACCTGGTCGAGCTCATGCGGGCTGACTGACTTTCTCTCATACAGCGCCTGGTAGCGCTGGAGCGTGCTGGAGGCCAGGACGTAATCGGCCTCGGCGGCGGCGATCTGCTGTTGCGAGGCGTTGGCGGCGGCGGAAGCTTGCTGCACCGCGGCGTGGGCCTGGGCGCCGTCGAGCGCCACCAGCACCTGTCCCCGGCGCACGCGCATACCCGCCGTGACCGGGATGGCGACGATGCTGGCCACGATCTGGCTGGAAAGCTGGCTGCTTTGGATGGCGCGCACCGTGCCCACGGTCGCTCCCCAGTCGGGCACGGTGACGGGCTGGATGATCTGCACCTTCACGTCGCGCACCACGGGCGCGGCCGCCGGCGCCGCCGGCTTCTCGCCGGAGCAGCCGGCCAGGGCGGCGACTAGGGCCAGGGTCGTGAGGATGGGAAGGCGCTTGCGGTCGTTCATGGCGTCACCACGAGAGAATGAGAGTCGAGGGTGCCCTTGGCCAGTTCCAGCCCGGCGTAGCTGGTCTGCATCCGGTAGACGGCCTGCCAGTACTCGGCCTGGCTGCGGCGCGCCGCTTCCTGCGCGCGCAGCAGC is a window from the Terriglobales bacterium genome containing:
- a CDS encoding biotin/lipoyl-binding protein; the protein is MNDRKRLPILTTLALVAALAGCSGEKPAAPAAAPVVRDVKVQIIQPVTVPDWGATVGTVRAIQSSQLSSQIVASIVAIPVTAGMRVRRGQVLVALDGAQAHAAVQQASAAANASQQQIAAAEADYVLASSTLQRYQALYERKSVSPHELDQVQAQEKAAAARREMSRATQAQAEAALAQARTAEGYTRIRAPFDGVVTG